One Ignavibacterium sp. DNA segment encodes these proteins:
- a CDS encoding UbiA family prenyltransferase has translation MKKLKALFRLIRFELPLAAGICVVLGQLFALGRFAPFYLTLSAALSVFLISASILVSNDYFDVETDRINAPHRPIPSKAVTSNEAMLLAVFLLLAGLILSFTISVEALLFSIGLTVIGLLYNRKFKRNGLAGNLMVSFSVGMTFIFGGLSVGLPLNKIVLFFALIAALVDLGEEIAADSMDVKGDLLIDSNSIAIKYGKEKALRLSVFIFVFVILLSFIPFLLKWFKLIYLIPIAVMDIFIGISTYKLIKSKNEEGRKYIRLLYLGATFGLFIFLFMRLIGL, from the coding sequence GTGAAAAAATTAAAAGCTCTTTTCAGACTCATAAGATTTGAACTTCCGCTTGCTGCTGGAATTTGTGTTGTGCTTGGTCAGCTTTTTGCTCTTGGCAGATTTGCACCATTTTATTTAACACTATCAGCAGCTTTGTCTGTTTTTCTTATCTCCGCTTCAATACTCGTTTCAAATGATTACTTTGATGTTGAAACTGATAGAATAAACGCACCTCACAGACCTATTCCTTCTAAAGCTGTTACTTCTAACGAGGCGATGTTGCTTGCAGTCTTTTTATTATTAGCCGGACTAATATTAAGCTTTACAATTAGTGTTGAAGCTTTATTATTTTCAATCGGTTTAACAGTAATTGGTTTATTATACAACAGGAAATTCAAACGGAATGGTTTAGCCGGAAATCTTATGGTTAGTTTTTCCGTTGGTATGACTTTTATTTTCGGAGGTCTGTCTGTTGGATTACCACTCAATAAGATTGTTTTGTTCTTTGCACTTATTGCGGCACTCGTTGATCTTGGTGAAGAAATTGCTGCTGATTCAATGGATGTTAAAGGTGATCTGCTGATTGACTCAAACTCAATCGCAATTAAATACGGTAAAGAAAAAGCATTAAGATTAAGTGTGTTTATATTTGTATTTGTAATACTATTAAGTTTTATACCTTTTTTATTGAAGTGGTTTAAGCTGATATACCTAATACCAATCGCTGTAATGGATATCTTTATCGGTATTTCAACATATAAACTTATCAAATCAAAAAATGAAGAGGGTCGTAAATATATCCGTTTACTTTATCTTGGAGCGACC